Proteins encoded within one genomic window of Ailuropoda melanoleuca isolate Jingjing chromosome 16, ASM200744v2, whole genome shotgun sequence:
- the PTH gene encoding parathyroid hormone, whose amino-acid sequence MMSAKDMVKVMIVMFAICFLAKSDGKPVKKRSVSEIQFMHNLGKHLSSMERVEWLRKKLQDVHNFVALGAPTAHRDGGSQRPRKKEDNVLVENHQKSLGEADKADVDVLTKAKSQ is encoded by the exons ATGATGTCTGCAAAAGACATGGTTAAAGTAATGATTGTCATGTTTGCAATCTGTTTTCTTGCAAAATCGGATGGGAAACCTGTTAA GAAGAGATCTGTGAGTGAGATACAGTTTATGCATAACCTGGGCAAACATCTGAGCTCCATGGAGAGGGTGGAATGGCTGCGGAAGAAGCTGCAGGATGTGCACAACTTTGTTGCCCTTGGAGCTCCAACGGCGCACAGAGATGGTGGTTCCCAGAGGCCCCGGAAAAAGGAAGACAATGTGCTGGTTGAGAACCATCAGAAAAGTCTCGGAGAAGCAGACAAAGCTGATGTGGATGTATTAACTAAAGCTAAATCCCAGTGA